In the Candidatus Rhodoblastus alkanivorans genome, one interval contains:
- a CDS encoding fasciclin domain-containing protein: MSLSASKIFATLAGALALGFVAIQGPAKAADIVDTAASAGSFNTLVTAVKAAGLVDTLKSPGPFTVFAPTDEAFKKLPKGTVESLLKPENKAKLVKILTYHVVRGKIPSSEVVGKRPSVKTVEGQKLHIDGRHGVKVNRAHVVKADVEADNGVIHAIDKVLIPR; the protein is encoded by the coding sequence CTTGGCCGGCGCCTTGGCGCTCGGTTTCGTCGCAATACAAGGACCTGCAAAAGCCGCAGATATTGTTGACACGGCCGCATCGGCGGGCTCATTCAATACTCTGGTCACGGCTGTGAAGGCGGCCGGCCTGGTGGACACCCTCAAATCGCCAGGGCCATTCACGGTTTTCGCGCCGACGGATGAAGCCTTCAAGAAACTCCCGAAAGGCACTGTCGAGAGCCTGCTCAAGCCAGAGAACAAGGCTAAACTCGTGAAGATCCTTACCTATCACGTTGTGCGTGGCAAGATTCCCTCAAGCGAGGTTGTCGGCAAACGTCCCTCCGTGAAGACCGTCGAAGGACAAAAGTTGCATATCGACGGGCGCCACGGCGTGAAAGTCAACCGCGCGCATGTCGTCAAGGCGGATGTTGAAGCCGACAACGGCGTGATCCACGCGATCGACAAGGTGCTGATTCCGCGATGA